Proteins encoded within one genomic window of Acidiferrobacter thiooxydans:
- a CDS encoding DsrE family protein: MADNETLDLVIILITGPENPKRLPSAFFLASTAAAGEQNVLMYFTGPATELLKKGVAENLFPLPGGKSVADFMKLAEDNGVRIIGCAQSLELNHMTAADLSREMPLLSPSAALPSLATAGRVLTW, translated from the coding sequence ATGGCTGACAACGAGACACTGGATCTTGTCATTATCCTGATAACCGGACCGGAGAACCCAAAGCGACTGCCGTCGGCGTTCTTCTTGGCATCGACGGCCGCCGCCGGCGAGCAGAACGTTCTCATGTATTTCACGGGTCCCGCCACCGAGCTTTTGAAGAAGGGCGTGGCGGAGAATTTGTTTCCGCTGCCTGGTGGCAAGAGCGTCGCGGACTTCATGAAGCTCGCTGAAGACAACGGGGTGCGCATCATAGGCTGCGCGCAGTCGCTCGAATTGAATCATATGACGGCGGCCGATCTATCGCGGGAGATGCCGCTCTTGAGCCCGAGCGCGGCGCTGCCATCGTTGGCCACAGCCGGGAGAGTCCTGACCTGGTAG
- a CDS encoding thioredoxin fold domain-containing protein: protein MGWGRSWRGSVARLAALVASLMFCPAHAAEAFGPASPQAVLRAVQHDRYAIPEGHGVHQLYVFVDPNCPFCHRLFERLQPLIGPHHLTVHWIVAGFLRATSAGKAVAILGAHRPLAALMRNERDFAPGKDDGGIRPVPVRGPAAHALAVNNRLLAMTGPELVPTLLYRNVAGRIVMHQGVPLAPHGLLWTIHAIR, encoded by the coding sequence ATGGGGTGGGGTAGATCGTGGCGGGGGTCTGTCGCGCGGTTGGCAGCCCTGGTGGCGTCGCTGATGTTCTGTCCCGCGCACGCGGCTGAGGCGTTCGGCCCCGCGAGTCCGCAGGCGGTCCTGCGGGCCGTGCAGCATGATAGGTATGCCATTCCCGAAGGGCACGGCGTGCATCAGCTCTATGTCTTCGTAGATCCTAATTGTCCGTTCTGTCATCGGCTATTCGAGCGTTTGCAGCCCTTGATCGGACCACACCATTTGACGGTGCACTGGATCGTGGCCGGGTTCTTGCGTGCCACCAGCGCCGGCAAGGCGGTGGCGATCCTCGGTGCGCACCGACCGCTTGCGGCGCTCATGCGCAACGAGCGCGATTTCGCGCCCGGGAAGGATGATGGGGGGATCCGGCCTGTGCCAGTGCGAGGGCCGGCGGCACACGCCCTGGCTGTCAACAATCGTTTGCTGGCCATGACCGGTCCCGAACTCGTACCAACGCTCCTCTATCGAAACGTTGCGGGCCGGATAGTCATGCATCAAGGCGTACCGCTGGCACCGCATGGCTTGCTCTGGACGATCCACGCCATCCGGTGA
- a CDS encoding sigma-70 family RNA polymerase sigma factor, with the protein MGDKWEVDRRRAAVERWLIVHGDALYRYAFLQLRHRESAEDAVQETLLGALRSTHPPDGRASEKTWLFAILKHKLADHARACRRSPLDQCIEPGNQNDADMNIEDIVFCDNGRWREQASWGDPVSHGEAQAFWRHLNACLWTLPGNQAEVFVLREVEGLSLQDICQITGVSTTNAYVLLHRARLALRRCLTNAGFGPDSDS; encoded by the coding sequence ATGGGAGACAAATGGGAAGTCGACCGGCGCCGCGCCGCCGTCGAGCGCTGGCTTATCGTGCATGGCGACGCCCTGTACCGTTACGCCTTCCTACAACTGCGCCATCGGGAATCGGCGGAGGATGCCGTCCAGGAGACATTGCTTGGGGCCCTGCGTAGCACTCACCCACCCGATGGTCGGGCGAGCGAGAAGACTTGGCTGTTCGCCATCCTAAAGCACAAACTGGCTGACCATGCGCGCGCCTGCCGACGTTCGCCCCTTGATCAATGCATCGAACCTGGCAACCAAAACGATGCCGACATGAATATCGAGGATATCGTTTTTTGCGATAATGGACGCTGGCGCGAGCAGGCGTCATGGGGTGACCCGGTAAGTCACGGCGAGGCGCAAGCGTTTTGGCGCCACTTGAACGCCTGTCTGTGGACGCTCCCGGGAAACCAGGCGGAGGTATTCGTGCTACGCGAGGTCGAAGGACTCTCCTTGCAAGACATTTGTCAGATCACCGGCGTATCAACGACTAACGCCTATGTGCTGCTCCATAGGGCGCGGCTCGCCCTGCGACGATGTCTCACAAATGCCGGCTTCGGCCCCGACAGTGACTCGTAA
- a CDS encoding heavy-metal-associated domain-containing protein — MSITTLRITGMTCGHCVAAVTKALQGVAGVESAQVNLEREEGVVKGSAPVERLIEAVEGEGYHAEVVRT, encoded by the coding sequence ATGAGCATCACGACTTTGCGTATCACCGGCATGACATGCGGTCATTGCGTGGCAGCGGTCACCAAGGCCTTGCAAGGCGTGGCCGGTGTCGAGTCCGCGCAGGTGAACCTCGAACGCGAGGAAGGAGTGGTTAAAGGCAGTGCGCCGGTCGAGCGGCTGATCGAGGCGGTGGAGGGGGAAGGGTATCACGCCGAGGTGGTGCGAACGTGA
- a CDS encoding LysR family transcriptional regulator translates to MDIDADQLLTFLVVAEQGSLTAAGHILHRGQPAISERLQKLSAQVGEPLYRREGRGIRLTPAGKALLEPSRKVRAALDDAAQTIVRRRRLQGAALRIAATPTLAHYFLPRRVAAFQRRHSDVLVHLKGSITDGRQTAYGDWDLLFLEGHLDRRHLPPHYIVRSWHKESIACVVAPGHPLLGATRVTWSDVLRYPMIWRDDGPGVRETLVAELAAHGLDAPFRLEVGSVDAVIAAVMAGTGIGFVAQSIVAQRPDWPIEVLTLPDRAALHWTLYVAAPEAPYQSPAVRSFLALLLADVTPDNTP, encoded by the coding sequence ATGGATATAGACGCCGATCAGCTCTTGACCTTTCTCGTCGTCGCCGAACAGGGGAGCCTCACCGCAGCCGGGCACATCTTGCATCGCGGCCAACCCGCGATCTCCGAGCGCCTCCAAAAGCTCAGTGCTCAAGTCGGCGAACCCCTCTATCGGCGCGAGGGGCGCGGCATTCGTCTGACGCCGGCCGGCAAGGCCCTGCTGGAGCCCTCGCGCAAGGTGCGCGCGGCGCTCGACGACGCCGCCCAGACGATCGTACGCCGCCGGCGCCTACAGGGGGCGGCGTTGCGAATCGCCGCCACCCCCACACTCGCCCACTATTTCCTGCCAAGACGCGTGGCGGCCTTCCAGCGCCGCCATAGTGATGTGCTCGTACACTTAAAAGGGAGTATTACCGATGGGCGCCAGACCGCCTACGGGGACTGGGACCTGCTGTTTTTGGAAGGCCACCTCGACCGCCGGCATCTCCCGCCCCACTACATCGTGCGCTCCTGGCATAAGGAGTCGATCGCCTGCGTGGTGGCCCCCGGTCATCCCCTGCTGGGTGCGACACGTGTCACCTGGTCCGATGTCCTCCGGTACCCCATGATCTGGCGCGATGATGGCCCGGGGGTGCGCGAGACCCTCGTGGCCGAGCTCGCCGCGCACGGCCTAGACGCGCCGTTCCGACTTGAAGTCGGCAGCGTAGACGCCGTCATCGCGGCGGTCATGGCCGGCACCGGCATAGGCTTTGTGGCCCAAAGCATTGTCGCCCAGCGTCCTGATTGGCCCATCGAGGTCCTCACCTTGCCAGATCGCGCCGCGCTTCATTGGACACTCTATGTCGCAGCGCCCGAAGCCCCTTACCAATCGCCAGCGGTCCGTTCGTTCCTCGCGCTCTTGCTGGCGGATGTGACGCCTGACAATACCCCTTAA
- a CDS encoding MerR family DNA-binding transcriptional regulator, translating into MVTIGVLAKRAGMGLGARALRCYDALGLIQPTGGSGGGYRMYRDEHVRWRCFMRCAPGLGCACAEVAASWQSWGAAGHAPPMSGI; encoded by the coding sequence ATGGTGACGATCGGGGTGTTGGCGAAGCGGGCGGGCATGGGTCTGGGTGCGAGGGCGTTGCGTTGCTACGATGCCCTTGGCCTCATCCAGCCGACCGGCGGCAGCGGTGGCGGATACCGAATGTATCGTGACGAGCACGTGCGGTGGCGGTGTTTCATGCGATGCGCCCCGGGGCTCGGCTGTGCGTGCGCTGAGGTCGCGGCTTCGTGGCAGTCTTGGGGGGCCGCGGGACACGCGCCGCCGATGTCTGGTATCTGA
- a CDS encoding heavy metal translocating P-type ATPase, whose protein sequence is MSREIEFAVAGMTCASCVTRVERALKALPGVESAIVNLATERATVIYDPSTTTPAALAEAVHARGYDPVMADIDIGVGGMTCASCAGRVERALQALPGVIEANVNLATEAAHVHYLVGALDEATVRAAIRATGYEPLAGPAADEDEPREAQDEAAARMRRDVERAAFLTVPVVVLAMGPVFAPAFGRMLVQLAPTGVWSWLVAALTAVVLFGPGRRFFRPGWIAYRHLSPDMNSLIMTGTGAAFAYSLLVLVWPQGFPATARHLYFDSAAVIVTVILLGKYLEELAKGRMGAAIKRLAGLQAKTVRRVRDGADEEVAIADLNVGEVVRVRPGEHVPVDGLVRTGQSYVDESMLSGEPVPVAKRPGDRVTGGTINQYGVLEVEATGIGADTVLAQIIRLVARAQGSKLPIQGVADQVVRVFTPLVLLAAAVTFALWWIWGGAGGLTTALVSAVAVLVVACPCAMGLATPAAVMVGTGRAAELGVLYRRGEALEALSHVDTVVFDKTGTLTRGRPTVTDVVTRDVSRAQLLALAAGVEAGSEHPLAQAIVRAAQEGGVTPVPVSGFEARPGYGVTAEVESRHAWIGTRRLLAEAGLAAADWEGAARDLEAAGKTVIFAAHGDEVRGLIAVADALRPQARQAVQALQGRGLAVVMISGDSAAAVARVAHVLGITSHRAEVLPGDKAQAVRALQDQGHKVAFIGDGLNDAPALAQADVGIAMASGTDVAMEAADVTVKGELGAVVTAIDLSRRTLGTIRGNLFWAFFYNVLLIPLAAGVFDPAFGIRLNPMLAGLAMGFSSVFVLTNSLRLRRFRAPLWHDDSGNEAPRLTPAARRP, encoded by the coding sequence ATGAGCCGCGAGATCGAGTTCGCTGTCGCCGGCATGACGTGCGCGTCATGTGTGACGCGCGTGGAGCGGGCCTTGAAGGCCTTGCCAGGGGTTGAATCGGCGATAGTGAATCTCGCGACCGAGCGCGCCACGGTCATCTATGACCCGTCCACGACGACGCCCGCAGCCCTTGCCGAGGCCGTCCACGCGCGCGGCTACGATCCGGTCATGGCGGACATCGACATCGGGGTAGGGGGCATGACCTGCGCCTCCTGCGCCGGGCGCGTGGAGCGCGCCCTGCAGGCCCTGCCAGGCGTGATCGAGGCGAATGTCAATCTCGCCACCGAAGCCGCCCACGTCCATTATCTCGTGGGGGCCCTGGATGAAGCCACAGTGCGTGCGGCCATTCGGGCTACCGGCTACGAGCCGCTCGCCGGACCGGCGGCCGACGAAGACGAGCCCCGGGAGGCGCAAGATGAGGCCGCGGCGCGCATGCGTCGCGATGTCGAACGCGCGGCATTTTTGACTGTGCCGGTCGTGGTCTTGGCGATGGGACCGGTATTCGCGCCGGCATTCGGACGGATGCTGGTGCAGCTTGCGCCCACCGGCGTGTGGTCGTGGCTGGTTGCGGCGCTGACTGCCGTAGTCCTGTTCGGTCCCGGGCGCCGGTTCTTCCGCCCGGGTTGGATCGCCTATCGGCACCTCTCGCCGGACATGAACAGCCTGATCATGACCGGGACCGGGGCGGCGTTTGCCTACAGCCTGCTGGTGCTCGTCTGGCCGCAGGGTTTCCCGGCCACGGCGCGCCATCTCTATTTCGATTCGGCAGCGGTGATCGTGACGGTGATCCTGCTCGGCAAGTACTTGGAGGAGCTCGCCAAGGGCCGCATGGGAGCTGCGATCAAGCGGCTTGCGGGCCTACAGGCCAAGACCGTGCGCCGGGTCCGTGACGGTGCCGATGAGGAGGTGGCGATCGCCGATCTCAACGTCGGCGAGGTCGTACGGGTGCGCCCAGGCGAGCATGTCCCGGTGGATGGCCTGGTGCGCACCGGACAGAGCTACGTCGATGAATCGATGCTAAGCGGCGAGCCCGTGCCGGTGGCCAAGCGTCCCGGAGATCGGGTGACCGGGGGCACGATCAATCAATACGGGGTGCTGGAGGTCGAGGCCACCGGTATAGGCGCGGACACGGTCTTGGCACAGATCATCCGTCTGGTAGCGCGCGCGCAGGGCTCGAAGCTGCCGATTCAGGGCGTGGCCGACCAAGTGGTGCGGGTCTTTACGCCGCTGGTTCTGTTGGCGGCCGCCGTGACGTTTGCGCTGTGGTGGATTTGGGGGGGTGCGGGCGGGCTTACGACAGCGCTCGTGAGCGCGGTGGCGGTACTGGTGGTAGCATGCCCGTGTGCCATGGGGCTTGCCACACCGGCGGCCGTGATGGTCGGCACTGGGCGCGCGGCGGAATTGGGGGTGCTCTATCGTCGAGGCGAGGCCCTTGAGGCCTTGAGCCACGTCGATACCGTGGTTTTTGACAAGACTGGAACCCTGACGCGGGGGCGGCCCACGGTGACCGATGTCGTGACGAGGGACGTGAGCCGCGCGCAGCTGCTGGCGCTTGCCGCCGGCGTCGAGGCCGGTAGTGAACACCCATTGGCGCAGGCCATCGTACGCGCCGCACAGGAGGGGGGCGTGACCCCGGTCCCGGTCTCGGGGTTCGAGGCGCGGCCGGGATATGGGGTGACCGCCGAGGTCGAGAGTCGACACGCATGGATCGGCACTCGCCGGCTGCTGGCCGAGGCAGGCCTTGCGGCCGCGGATTGGGAGGGTGCCGCACGCGATCTCGAGGCCGCCGGCAAGACGGTGATATTTGCCGCTCACGGAGACGAGGTGCGCGGGCTGATCGCGGTCGCCGATGCCCTGCGACCGCAGGCACGCCAAGCTGTGCAGGCCTTGCAGGGACGGGGACTTGCGGTGGTGATGATCTCGGGCGATTCTGCGGCGGCGGTGGCGCGAGTGGCGCATGTCCTTGGGATTACGAGCCACCGCGCGGAGGTCTTGCCGGGCGACAAGGCGCAGGCCGTACGCGCCCTGCAGGATCAAGGACACAAGGTGGCGTTTATCGGCGATGGTCTGAACGATGCCCCGGCACTGGCACAGGCCGATGTCGGGATCGCGATGGCAAGTGGTACCGATGTCGCCATGGAAGCGGCCGATGTGACCGTGAAAGGTGAACTCGGGGCCGTGGTTACGGCCATCGACTTGTCGCGGCGTACATTGGGTACGATACGCGGTAATCTGTTTTGGGCCTTCTTTTACAATGTCCTGCTGATCCCGCTGGCCGCCGGGGTGTTCGATCCGGCCTTTGGGATTCGGCTGAACCCAATGCTTGCGGGCCTTGCCATGGGCTTCTCGAGCGTCTTCGTACTGACAAACAGCCTGCGTCTGCGGCGTTTCCGGGCGCCGTTATGGCACGATGATTCCGGGAACGAGGCGCCCAGGCTGACACCCGCGGCGCGGCGACCGTGA